A region of the Callithrix jacchus isolate 240 chromosome 10, calJac240_pri, whole genome shotgun sequence genome:
GTGACGGACACTTGTCTGGCTCCACCCCACACAGACTGATCAGGCTGattccttcccctctctgggccttgggtACCCAATGCCAGGTGGGCTTcctatctttcttttctccctggaGCCTGCTAAAGGCACAGGGGCTGCCACAGGGCCAGGGAAGAGCCTTCTTGCAGGTTAGGTCTGAATAAGAGGACGAGACTCTGAGCCCGAGCTGAGGCCTGGGCTGTATGCAGCTTGACTGTGGGCCTATAGGTCAGACCTGGGTTCTAGGATCGGCtctgtcctgtctcagcctcggtTTCCTAGTCTCTAGAATGAGAGCAACCAGGGCAGGCCTCCTGCTCTGCCTGCTAGCCTCTCATGGTCTCCCCAAGGTGCCCACGGAAGGAGCTCAGCCAGATCCTGCCAGAGGAGGAAGGCCACTCACCATTGAGTGCTGGGGGTGTGGAAGGAGATCCTAAGGGGGATGAGTCATCTGAATCCAGGTACCATGTGGCTTCGTCCATGCGGGACCTTCTCCTGGTGATGGGAGGGCAAGGAGGGGTGCTTTAGGAATTTCAGAACTTGGGAAGCAGATGATGCTGGGGCTGGAGGGCACTCAGGTACTCACCTCCCATTCTGGGCTTCCCCAGGCTTGGGGGAACTGGGACCCCAAGCCCAGCATGCTCGCCGCTCTCCATTGCTTGAGTCCTCCAGACGTCGGGGAGACTGgcgcccccatgcctggcctggctctGCAGGCTCCACTACAGGGGAAACGAATGGAATTGGAGATGATCCGTATCCTCCTTCCACTGTGACAGTCAGCTTCAGAGTATGGGGAGCAGGCTGGGCCCTGTACCATTCCCAGGATGAGCTTTGGGTGGGATAGATGGGTTTGGGTCTTGGGGCAGACAGTGGGCTGTGGCATCTCATCTAGCCCTTCAGCTGACATTTGCTACTCAGTAGTTAGgacactgcctgggtttgaattctggttcttccacttactagctgtgtagcAAGTTACTTTTTACTCCATCCATAAAACCTagctaacaataaaaataactacctcatctataaaacttagataataaaaataactacctAACAGAATTACTGTAAGAAATCGATTATTAGCAAAGCATTTAGGAAAATGAGTAGTACATAGTGTCATACAATTGtttgactaaaaaaaaataaaattaatgcagcTTTGGAGTTCAGAGCTAACAGTCTAGACCTAgggcagggaggaagaggaggtagTGAGTGAGATCCACCTCCCAGGGCAAGGTTAGATAGAGGATAAGGGGCTCAGGGACGAAGAGGGGGATGAAAGGTGAGGTTTCTTACATTGGATGGCCCGGAACCGGGGGAAGGTGGGCGAATCCCCAGCCCCGACCTCGAAGACGTTTCTCCTCCGGTCAAGGCCGGGTGAGGCCTGCACGGTGATGCGGTGCTTGAAGTCTGGGGTTTGGGTGGGGGGGGGAGCAGGGTGCAGGTTTGTGATCTGCAGGGGCCCAAGGCCGGCTCCCGGGCCACGCAGGGAGCAGCAGGGTGGCTGTGGCAGTGGCCAGCCTCACTGGCTTCTCGAGCCCTGCGTTCTGGATCAGGAAAGCTGGGCTCCACCTCCAGAAGCGCCTCCAAGTCGGAAAGGTCCGAGCGCCGGCCTGCCCCGCCCCCTAGACCTTCCCAGAACTTTCGTGCACCACACCCCTTCCCGGCCGCAGCCACTCCAGACCGACATGCAAATACTTCCGCCAGAACCCACCCACAGACAGAAAAAACACTCCTGGTTCCACCCCTTCCAGCCTTCAGCTCATGGGCCCACCCACAACACCCTAAACCAATCCCAGCGTGGTCAGCACACAGCCTGGCTCCACCCCCCCGCGGTCGCAGCCACTGGCGAGGGACGCCCAGGTGCCCGCCCCTCACCGAGTGGCATGCTGATGCGCTCTCCGCCGTCGCGCGCCCGGAGCTTGCTGCGCTTGAAGGTGCCGCGGCGGCGGCGCACGTGCGGCCGCTCGCGGTCCACCTGCTGCAGCAGCAGCGTCAGCTCGCGCTCGAACACCTCTAGCTCCCACTGGGCCAGCAGGTACTCGCGCCGCCGCAGCTGCTCCGCTTGTGACCGCTGCTCGCGCGCGGCTCGCGTCAGCTCCTCCTCGCGGCTCAGTAGTTCCTGCGGCCGAGACAGCGAAGGCGGGGAGGTCAGCCTGGCACTGATCCCGGCAGCGCCCGCCCCCACTCTGCCCCAAGGAGACCGGGGAGATGCTCCTTCCAAAGCTGGGTCCCTTGACTTACCTTTTCCTTTGCTCGCAGCTCGTCGAAGAGACCTTGGATCTCGCGTTTCCAACCTTCTTGCATGGAGTGAAAGGAGTCCCGCGGCATTTCCCGCAGGACCTGTGCCTCCAGCGCCTCCAGCTGCTGCAGGATGGAGGCGAAGTCGGGCCTGCGGTGAGGGTCCTGCGCCCAGCAGTCTAGGGGCACCGCGTGCAGCGGGGACAGAATAAGAAGGGGTCTGTGGGTGGATGCGTCCTGGGCTAGGGAGCTCTGCCCCTCACCTGCCCTCCGTGTCCTCTTACCGGCCATAAGCTGTGCGAAGGGCTCGGGGCAGGTGGATGGGATGGGCAGTGTGAGCTTGTTAACAGCTACGCCATAGGCCACAGCGAGGCAGTCAATGCCACGGTAGGGCACCTCTCCGGTCAGCAGTTCCCACAGCAGCACCCCAAAGCTGTGGGTGAGACAACAGGCCTGTGTTCTCTTCTCTCCCAGCCCCTACCCCCTTACTGCCACTTCACCCAAAAGCGACTAGGAGCTAAGTGGTTTGGGTCCCTGTCCCAGCCCTAGACTTAGGCAGCCACCTCTGCCCTCCGAAGCCCCGAAGCAGACCCTGTCTAGCCCCACCAGGGGCCGCACCTCCAGACATCGCTGCCCTTTGAGAAGGTGGAGGCCTTGATAACCTCAGGAGCCATCCAGGCATAGGTGCCCGCGGCACTCATTTGTGTGGTTTTGTGCCACTCTCGGGCCAGGCCAAAGTCGGTGATCTTCAGGGTCTTGTGCTCCATGTCGTCACCCTCAATGGGCTGCAGCAGCAAAACtagggaagaggaggggccagacTGGATGCTCCAGGATCAGGTGGTGGGGACAGGGGAAGAGCTGGGAGCAAACTCAGCTGACAGACATCCTGCTGGGTCCTGGGGGCACAGAGGTGAGTTGGTCTAGATCTTGAGGGCCTGCTTGAGGCCAGACattgcttcttcttctttttttttttttttcctgcgatggagttttgttcttgttgctcaggctggaatgcaatggcgtgatcttggctcattgcaatctccacccctggggttcaagcgattctcctgcttcagcctcccaggtagctgggattacaggcatgtgccaccacacctggctaatattgtatttttagtagagatggggtttttccatgttggtcaggctagtctccaactccgacctcaggtgatctgcctgccttagcctcccaaagtgctgggattacctgtgtgagccaccacgcctggctgaggcCACACATTTCAGTCTCAACCCTAGCATTCAAAACCATTTATGAGCTAGATAATATTTTTCacgtttcacagatgaggaaaccaagcaGGGAAATGACTTGGCCGAGGTCATACAACCAATCAGCGGAGATTCCAACCTGGTTGGTGTGGCTCTGAAGCCAATGTTCTAGCTTTTCCCCAATACTACACTGAAGCAAAACTGGCAAGGGTGCAGCTGTCTGCATTTATGGCTTTGATTTCAGAGAGATCTGTGAGTGTCCTCTCATTTGTTGAGGCAGGAGTGTGAATTGGAACCCCCTTGGAGTGGGGAGCAAGAGGGAAGCTCTTGGTGAGAAAGGAAGCCCAGAAGGTACCACAGGCCCCTGGTGCCCACATCACACTGTGGCGAGTATAGCCACTCCCAATGCAAAGACTCCAAAAGACACCGCAGctagaagggaagagaaagggtgGGGCCCAAGAAACTGATGGTTCTTGGCCACAAAGGAGGAGCTTGGGGTCAATGTAGGCATGGATGGTCAGACTTGGTAGGGGCTTATGGCTTTAACCCAAATGGGGCCACCATACTTGATataaagaggaggaggagcatcAACTTGCAAATCTCTCACCAGGACAGAAATGGCTGAAGTGAGAAAAATGTTCGAGGAATAGAAAGAAGACAAAGTCCTAGTGTCATGAAGGGTCTGAAGGGCCCCTCTGCTTTTTTGGTTACCACCAACTGCACTGTGGAAGAGAAGTGATATTAAGTCAACCATGTCAGGGCACACCTCTCAGCTCTCCTGCCCAGTGTGACACAGCTGTCATGGGGGCAGCATAGGGTACAGGGCATGGGGAAGATGGAAAGGGCACCTAATACAGCCTGATGAGTagtcagggaagacttcccaGAGGAGGTAGCAGAACCAGGGTGCTCATTTTTCAGGACTTAAACCCACAACCCCTGATCCTGCTGTTGGCCAGGCCAGCTGGGCCTTGAGGAGGCATCTGGCACTGCTGCCAGCCGGGCCTTGAGGAGGCATCTGGCACTGCTGCCAGCCCTCCCTGATGCTCCGCTGTCCTCAGCCCCGACAGCCCCTGGCTACTTGGCTCTGTTTCTGTAATGGCCTCCCCACCTTCAGCCATTCACTCTGATGCTTCTCAGAGCATAGCCTCTTctcaacctctgctcactgcccCTGGCTGACTCAGCCTCTTTCAGGTGCCAGCTTCCCCTCCCCACTGGCATCTTCCATATTTGTAACTCCAGGCCAGACAGAAATCGGTTCAGCTGCCCCTCAGCTGCTCTACCTGACATCAAGGTGCCCTCCATGATGATATTTACTATTTCAGCATGCTCAGTAGATTTTCCTGCAATTTCTCCTAATCCAGAAAATGGTCTCAAAATCTACCCGCTCCTCTGAGCCAGACCCTGGAGTGGAGTCCTGAACAGTTCATCAAGCTGAAGATGACAACAAAACCCTCCTCAGATGGCTGTCATGAGCATGAAACAAGACCACACTTTTAAAGCTTTTgcgctgggcgaggtggctcatggctgtaatcccagcactttgggaggccgaggcgggcggatcacaaggtcaggagatcaagaccattctggccaacatggtgaaaccccgtctctactaaaaatataaaaagtaggcaggcatggtggtgggtgcctgtagtcccagctactggggaggctgaggtaggagaactgcttgaacctgagaggtggaagttgcagtgagctgagattgtgccactgcactccagcctggcaacagagcaagaaaccttctcaaaaaaaaccttttgCATGGGGGCTGCCACCTGGCAGAAGTGTCCTAAAGGCCAGTTGTCCTAAAGCACTTGCTCGTATCTCTACCCGCCTCTCCATCCTCTGTCACTCCTCACTGCCAGCTTCACAGCAGCCTCCAGTCTGGCTGCTGGAGGTGGGGACCTGACCATTTAGCAAGCCCCCACGACAAGCTCATTCCAAAGGGGAAATGCAGCAGGCTGGAGCAGTGGGTGGAGTGGAAATGGACACCTCCCCTGGTGCCAGGGCCCACCTCCCCCTTTGAAGACCAACCCTTGCTGCTTCCTGGCCTGGTCTCTGGCCACTTGTGGCACCCCAGACTGGCAAAGTGCTGTTTCAATGTCTCAGGCTCGGGGGACACTCTGAGGCCCTGGGTGGGGCAGCGACTCACCCAGTTTCAGGACTTCTTTGTACTTGTGGCCTTTTTGTTACCTCCCCGCTCCCGGCTCTGCCACCTGCTAAGCCTCATCCTCTGCTTTCTCCCCAAGCTTGCCTT
Encoded here:
- the MAP3K11 gene encoding mitogen-activated protein kinase kinase kinase 11 isoform X2, whose protein sequence is MEPLKNLFLKSPLGSWNGSGSGGGGGGGGGRPEGSPKTAAYANPVWTALFDYEPSGQDELALRKGDRVEVLSRDAAISGDEGWWAGQVGGQVGIFPSNYVSRGGGPPPCEVASFQELRLEEVIGIGGFGKVYRGSWRGELVAVKAARQDPDEDISVTAESVRQEARLFAMLAHPNIIALKAVCLEEPNLCLVMEYAAGGPLSRALAGRRVPPHVLVNWAVQIARGMHYLHCEALVPVIHRDLKSNNILLLQPIEGDDMEHKTLKITDFGLAREWHKTTQMSAAGTYAWMAPEVIKASTFSKGSDVWSFGVLLWELLTGEVPYRGIDCLAVAYGVAVNKLTLPIPSTCPEPFAQLMADCWAQDPHRRPDFASILQQLEALEAQVLREMPRDSFHSMQEGWKREIQGLFDELRAKEKELLSREEELTRAAREQRSQAEQLRRREYLLAQWELEVFERELTLLLQQVDRERPHVRRRRGTFKRSKLRARDGGERISMPLDFKHRITVQASPGLDRRRNVFEVGAGDSPTFPRFRAIQLEPAEPGQAWGRQSPRRLEDSSNGERRACWAWGPSSPKPGEAQNGRRRSRMDEATWYLDSDDSSPLGSPSTPPALNATANRAAAPRDTTNASPI